One Anopheles marshallii chromosome 3, idAnoMarsDA_429_01, whole genome shotgun sequence genomic region harbors:
- the LOC128715152 gene encoding uncharacterized protein LOC128715152, which translates to MALAESTTKTEMTLTETSTPVISKEVITERTADGVSEKNITQSKSYGSASEKSMVEESANSITKKHEKSESAFASERSVTESVSDGGALASSQLSSSSLVSSVTSSKVVSSSFSSSTSSSISSSIKSSSFDSSTAIDEFFKN; encoded by the coding sequence ATGGCCCTTGCCGAGAGCACCACCAAGACGGAAATGACGCTGACGGAAACCTCGACGCCCGTCATCTCGAAGGAGGTGATCACCGAACGTACGGCGGACGGCGTGTCGGAGAAGAACATTACCCAGTCCAAGAGCTACGGCTCGGCTAGCGAAAAGTCCATGGTTGAAGAGTCGGCCAACTCCATCACGAAGAAGCACGAAAAGTCCGAGTCGGCATTCGCCTCGGAGCGCAGTGTAACGGAGTCGGTGTCGGACGGTGGTGCGCTTGCCTCTTCGCAGCTGTCCTCCTCGTCGCTGGTCAGTTCCGTCACGAGCAGTAAGGTGGTGTCGTCCTCGTTCAGCTCGTCCACCTCATCGTCCATCTCGTCTTCAATCAAATCCTCATCGTTCGATTCCAGTACCGCGATCGATGAGTTCTTCAAGAACTGA
- the LOC128715621 gene encoding juvenile hormone esterase-like, translating into MTDTTNIRFDAFVGIPYAKPPVGKLRFRKPQPIEPWTDDYNATESKPACLQRAFLLPDQPVVGDENCLYLNVYRPKYNDTEPLPVMVFIHGGGYFFGSADPQLYGPERILATKKVMLVTMQYRLGVFGFLSTGDAQATGNYGMLDQVMALKWVNRNIGFFGGDAKSVTLFGDSAGGASVQLHTMSPLSVGLFQRAIIMSGSALAVWSLPIDDPLALARKQAKLVGVSEADELTTAELVDVLQYLDAKVLTASMPFLRTWFEHPIVMYRPTIQGAFVPTEERFLPDDPSKLWAEGRYMDIPIMIGMVPNEGAIVSLAILHNETIRKQFNDNLNELLSPVAALNATSMVLEQLKGRYFPDAPDNNWLNEENGDQFTKMMSDALIKYPIIKTLLAYTNSNETSCRETTLYSFEFVGRHSFSSYYIQSNASHGVCHEDDVQYLFRMIGLFPDFPPESPEAEMSTVWTEFLVNFAVDGTTQDSAASCKKSIKMVKFENAKSLSENTPSSPPFVSVSSGSGLSEELKTMHDFWNSIYGASYIAYH; encoded by the exons ATGACCGATACGACGAACATCCGGTTTGATGCATTCGTGGgcataccgtacgccaaacCGCCGGTTGGAAAGCTCCGCTTTAGG AAACCGCAACCGATTGAACCTTGGACGGATGATTACAATGCGACCGAAAGCAAACCGGCCTGTTTGCAAAGAGCATTCCTGCTTCCCGATCAACCTGTCGTCGGAGATGAGAATTGTCTCTACCTGAACGTATACCGTCCGAAATACAACGATACCGAACCGCTTCCAGTGATGGTGTTCATCCACGGCGGAGGTTACTTCTTCGGGTCTGCTGATCCGCAACTGTACGGACCGGAGCGCATATTGGCAACGAAGAAAGTCATGCTCGTCACGATGCAGTATCGGCTGGGAGTGTTTGGTTTCCTTTCTACCGGCGATGCTCAGGCAACGGGCAACTACGGGATGCTCGACCAAGTGATGGCCCTCAAATGGGTTAACCGAAACATTGGTTTCTTCGGTGGTGATGCGAAGTCAGTGACACTGTTCGGGGACAGTGCCGGCGGTGCCTCGGTGCAGCTTCACACCATGAGCCCACTCAGTGTGGGATTGTTCCAGCGTGCGATCATTATGAGCGGCAGTGCTCTAGCAGTGTGGAGCCTGCCGATTGACGATCCGCTTGCATTGGCACGCAAACAGGCGAAACTGGTAGGTGTGTCCGAAGCGGATGAGCTCACGACAGCCGAGCTGGTGGATGTGCTGCAGTATCTCGATGCGAAGGTGCTTACCGCCAGTATGCCGTTTCTTCGGACTTGGTTCGAGCATCCGATCGTGATGTACCGACCCACGATTCAGGGTGCTTTTGTGCCTACGGAGGAACGCTTTTTACCGGACGATCCTAGCAAGCTATGGGCTGAAGGACGTTACATGGACATTCCCATCATGATCGGAATGGTTCCGAACGAGGGTGCAATCGTATCACTTGCCATACTGCACAACGAAACGATTCGGAAACAGTTCAATGACAATCTGAACGAACTTCTATCCCCTGTAGCAGCCCTGAATGCGACATCGATGGTTTTGGAGCAACTTAAGGGACGCTACTTCCCGGATGCCCCCGACAATAACTggttaaatgaagaaaatggcgATCAGTTCACGAAG ATGATGTCAGATGCGCTCATCAAATATCCAATAATAAAAACGCTCCTGGCGTACACCAATTCCAACGAAACAAGCTGTCGCGAAACTACGCTTTATTCGTTCGAATTCGTTGGCCGACACTCGTTCTCATCGTATTACATACAATCAAATGCAAGCCATGGTGTTTGTCATGAGGATGATGTGCAATACCTGTTCCGCATGATCGGTCTCTTTCCGGACTTTCCGCCAGAATCGCCAGAGGCCGAAATGTCCACCGTATGGACCGAATTTTTGGTCAACTTTGCCGTCGATGG AACGACCCAAGATTCTGCCGCTTCATGTAAAAAGAGCATCAAGATGGTAAAgtttgaaaatgcaaaatcaTTGTCAGAAAATACGCCATCATCGCCCCCGTTTGTTTCGGTGTCGAGTGGAAGCGGATTGAGTGAGGAGCTGAAGACCATGCATGACTTTTGGAATAGCATTTATGGTGCTTCTTACATCGCGTACCATTAA
- the LOC128713182 gene encoding juvenile hormone esterase-like encodes MAYASKAVVCISDGCLQGTVMESSNGLSYPAFWGIPFAKPPVGKLRFANPQPNDPWQGIYDASSSKNACIQKVTLVPTAPMFGTEDCLYLNVFVPVLEARHSNLLPVMVYIHGGGFLYGSAQQEQRDPSRFMSTRKVILVTFQYRLGVFGFFSTGDASAPGNFGMKDQVMALHWVKKNIQAFGGDPNRVTIFGESAGASCTQFHLLSPLSRGLFHRAITMSGSALASWSVPIENPLRLARNQAKVLGVPNAEELSTAELVEQLRDVDAAELTASIELLKLWDIHPITLYHPVVEPAEEPEPFLAEDPRDTWRRGDYASVPWLTGSIPTDGSIVTQTIYRNSSLIEDLNEKFTKLLPLILRTRVTKKKLARLRKRFLKTTSPTKWVTYDNYDEITKMLSEAWFLYPMVKSIKQHLANQKHTPTSIYSFQFRGRYSFSKLFTGSDKAYGLSHPDDMIYLFEMPLFFPDFPVRSPEEEMSKLWVKFFVDFATNDLVDPEETCFGKQCDIVTFDNTYNPYFPVSRKITRGLDEEMYQFWKDIFEETA; translated from the exons ATGGCATACGCATCCAAGGCCGTTGTGTGTATAAGTGACGGTTGTCTGCAAGGCACAGTGATGGAAAGTAGTAACGGCCTGTCATATCCAGCGTTTTGGGGAATCCCCTTTGCTAAACCTCCGGTTGGCAAGCTGCGATTTGCG AACCCACAACCGAACGACCCATGGCAGGGTATATACGATGCGTCGAGTTCGAAGAATGCGTGTATCCAGAAGGTTACGCTTGTTCCGACCGCTCCAATGTTTGGTACGGAAGATTGCCTGTATTTGAACGTGTTCGTACCAGTGCTGGAGGCACGACATTCCAACCTCCTTCCTGTGATGGTGTACATCCACGGCGGTGGTTTCCTGTACGGTTCAGCCCAACAGGAACAACGTGACCCATCACGGTTTATGTCCACCCGCAAGGTGATCCTCGTAACGTTCCAATACCGACTTGGTGTGTTCGGTTTCTTCTCGACCGGTGATGCGTCTGCACCGGGTAACTTCGGCATGAAGGATCAAGTGATGGCACTGCACTGGGTGAAGAAGAATATCCAGGCGTTTGGTGGCGATCCTAACCGGGTCACGATATTCGGTGAAAGTGCCGGAGCCTCGTGTACGCAGTTTCATTTGCTGAGCCCACTTAGCCGTGGACTGTTCCATCGCGCCATAACCATGAGTGGCAGTGCACTCGCCAGCTGGAGTGTTCCGATTGAAAATCCTCTCCGTTTGGCACGCAACCAGGCGAAAGTTCTCGGCGTACCAAACGCGGAAGAGCTATCGACGGCGGAACTGGTTGAGCAGCTTCGTGACGTAGATGCGGCTGAGCTTACCGCTAGCATCGAGCTTTTAAAGCTGTGGGACATTCATCCCATTACTTTGTATCATCCCGTCGTAGAACCAGCGGAAGAACCGGAACCTTTTCTGGCGGAAGATCCTAGAGATACGTGGCGTCGGGGTGACTATGCAAGTGTTCCCTGGCTAACCGGAAGTATACCGACCGATGGTTCGATCGTCACACAAACGATCTATCGGAACAGTTCCCTAATCGAGGATTTGAATGAGAAATTTACCAAACTTTTGCCACTGATACTCCGAACACGTGTAACGAAGAAGAAACTTGCGCGGTTAAGGAAACGCTTCCTTAAGACAACTTCACCAACAAAGTGGGTTACCTACGATAACTATGACGAGATCACCAAG ATGTTATCGGAAGCCTGGTTTCTGTATCCAATGGTGAAAAGCATCAAGCAACATCTAGCCAACCAGAAGCATACTCCGACCAGCATCTACTCCTTCCAGTTCCGTGGCCGATACTCGTTCTCGAAGCTTTTCACCGGTTCAGACAAAGCGTATGGTTTAAGCCATCCGGATGATATGATCTACCTGTTCGAGATGCCACTGTTCTTTCCCGATTTCCCAGTTCGATCGCCTGAAGAGGAAATGTCGAAGCTGTGGGTAAAGTTCTTCGTAGATTTCGCCACAAACGATCTGGTCGATCCGGAGGAAACGTGCTTTGGTAAGCAGTGTGACATTGTCACGTTTGACAACACGTACAATCCGTACTTCCCGGTGAGCAGAAAGATTACCCGCGGTTTGGATGAGGAGATGTACCAATTTTGGAAGGATATTTTCGAGGAAACTGCTTAA
- the LOC128715619 gene encoding juvenile hormone esterase-like, with protein sequence MLRAHQTVVSLLFLVMQCVVSCTSSGYGKGRSLIAGEMQPDSSCDREGEPRVCIAEGCLSGTYMPGMAGDQFEAFLGIPFAKPPVGELRFADPIPNEPWPDQLYNASFERSMCLQRNDLLPNPPVTGSEDCLYLNVYRPKECSDPTSTVTNLPVIVYIHGGGFFAGTASPLVVGPEYIMDTKRAILVSIQYRLGVLGFLSTGDSTAPGNFGLKDQTLALQWVKRNIASFGGNDQLITIVGQSAGATSVHMHMISALSRGLFHRAIMMSGNSLVPWNIPTKDPLALARSTAAAVDIMGAESLSSKQLIAALRQTEGEHLVGSTYKLKLWSVDPLTLFRPVVESKDSPNAFLIEEPKDSWLHGNYQQIPYMAGYVPNEGAIRALAIFKNEELFNELRNNFSTILPILLERPPSKSLIEEIRSRFLNDTTDEDPIRPDNLQAFVNLYSEASFIYPVQLGVKEYITMADTDMAPASVYKLSYKGRYSYSIVYAGGDPGDYGVVHCDDLNYLFRQLAIFPDYPPGSPELKMVDTFVNFFIDFAITGRAAQLAPYRECKNENQVDQSLDCDVQEFVRVGDEVQVNVISARNEEMFAFWKNFY encoded by the exons ATGTTGCGTGCACATCAAACGGTCGTGTCGTTGTTGTTTCTCGTAATGCAGTGCGTGGTGTCATGTACGAGCAGTGGGTACGGAAAAGGAAGGTCACTGATCGCGGGAGAGATGCAACCGGACAGCTCCTGCGATCGGGAAGGAGAGCCTCGCGTTTGCATTGCGGAAGGATGTCTGAGTGGTACATACATGCCGGGAATGGCCGGTGACCAGTTCGAAGCATTTTTGGGCATTCCCTTTGCTAAGCCACCTGTGGGAGAGTTAAGATTTGCG GATCCCATCCCCAACGAACCGTGGCCCGACCAGCTGTACAATGCTTCGTTCGAACGATCGATGTGCCTGCAGCGGAACGATCTGCTACCGAATCCACCCGTCaccggcagcgaagattgTCTCTATCTCAACGTTTACCGACCAAAG GAATGTTCCGACCCCACGAGCACTGTTACCAATTTGCCTGTGATAGTGTACATCCACGGAGGAGGATTCTTTGCCGGCACGGCGAGCCCGTTGGTGGTTGGACCGGAGTACATAATGGATACTAAGCGCGCCATACTCGTGTCCATCCAGTACCGACTCGGTGTGCTGGGTTTCCTCTCGACGGGAGATTCAACCGCGCCCGGGAACTTTGGACTGAAGGATCAAACCCTTGCACTGCAGTGGGTCAAGCGCAACATTGCCAGCTTTGGTGGAAACGATCAGCTGATCACGATCGTTGGTCAGAGTGCGGGTGCTACCTCCGTGCATATGCACATGATCAGTGCGCTGAGTCGTGGCCTTTTCCATCGGGCGATTATGATGAGCGGCAACTCGCTTGTACCATGGAATATTCCCACCAAGGACCCGCTAGCATTGGCCCGATCCACTGCCGCCGCGGTGGATATAATGGGAGCGGAGAGTCTGTCCAGCAAACAGTTGATTGCGGCACTGCGCCAAACGGAAGGGGAACATCTTGTCGGTAGTACATACAAATTGAAG CTTTGGTCCGTGGATCCACTGACTCTCTTCCGGCCGGTAGTCGAATCGAAGGACTCGCCAAATGCGTTCCTCATCGAGGAACCGAAAGACAGTTGGCTTCATGGGAACTATCAGCAGATTCCCTACATGGCCGGTTACGTCCCGAACGAGGGAGCCATCCGGGCGTTGGCAATCTTCAAAAATGAAGAGTTGTTTAACGAGTTGAGGAACAACTTTAGCACGATTCTACCGATCCTACTAGAGCGACCACCATCGAAGTCACTGATTGAAGAGATCCGATCACGCTTCCTGAATGACACTACCGATGAGGATCCGATCCGGCCGGATAACTTGCAAGCGTTCGTTAAT CTTTACAGTGAGGCTTCATTCATCTACCCCGTTCAGTTGGGTGTAAAAGAGTACATCACCATGGCCGACACCGACATGGCACCGGCCAGTGTGTACAAACTGTCGTACAAAGGCAGATACTCCTACTCCATCGTCTACGCAGGCGGAGACCCTGGTGACTATGGTGTGGTACACTGTGACGACTTGAACTACCTATTCCGCCAACTGGCCATCTTCCCCGACTACCCACCTGGATCGCCCGAGCTCAAGATGGTGGACACGTTCGTGAACTTCTTCATCGACTTTGCCATAACTGG CCGAGCAGCGCAACTGGCCCCCTATCGGGAATGCAAAAACGAGAACCAAGTGGACCAGTCGCTCGACTGTGATGTGCAGGAGTTTGTCCGGGTCGGTGACGAGGTGCAGGTGAACGTAATCAGCGCTCGGAATGAGGAAATGTTTGCCTTCTGGAAGAATTTCTACTGA
- the LOC128715620 gene encoding juvenile hormone esterase-like: MSIRAVVILTVVSLAILPSRAGNPFAPNVPRVCIDDGCMRGSWMRSVHGERYEAFIGVPFAKPPIGALRFANPVPNDPWTEKELDASGRIPRAPCLQQNLFLPQRGVEGKEDCLYLNVYRPFLSNKTEGKQNSTAPLATLVYIHGGGFFAGYNSPLVAGAEKLMDHPVILVTITYRLAAFGFLSTGDEAASGNFGLKDQRLALRWVQRNIAAFGGDPRLVTIMGHSAGGASVHLHLMHLGNEGIFQRAVSLSGNALAPWSAPRTNPEQLARQQAELLGVKEAHQMTTSELVEALRSIDAERFVDSYKGFTNGSRYPAIVYGPVVESSTVKDAFLTATPKELWSRGEHLSVPWLTGVVPNDGFVFSAPMLKDTDCTKELFAQQQALLLNLLGGAKQPEAFPMLMEHFFNHQSTVGQCFTKEHVGILTKVFNEGLFVYPLMLSVRQHANHTRSNAPIYLYKFNYKGPHSYSSLLAPDNDPPQDFGIVHCDDLIYIFRAPILFPDFSRNSPDAKVTKKMTKLLVDFARTGVAPRLPEGEMSYSDFPQALELTNSNIEDDPIVQKYTNINNEDMYTFWTRFYSY, encoded by the exons ATGTCAATCCGTGCGGTAGTGATTCTGACGGTGGTGTCGCTGGCCATCCTTCCATCTCGGGCCGGAAATCCTTTCGCTCCAAATGTCCCAAGAGTTTGCATCGACGATGGGTGCATGCGTGGATCGTGGATGAGAAGTGTACACGGGGAACGGTATGAAGCGTTTATCGGAGTACCATTCGCAAAGCCACCGATTGGAGCACTTCGCTTTGCCAATCCCGTGCCGAACGATCCGTGGACAGAGAAGGAGCTGGATGCGTCGGGCAGAATTCCTCGCGCACCATGTTTGCAGCAAAATCTCTTTCTACCGCAGCGTGGAGTCGAGGGAAAGGAGGATTGTCTGTATCTTAACGTGTATCGGCCGTTCCtgagcaacaaaacagaaggaaaGCAGAATTCTACTGCGCCACTAGCAACGCTGGTGTACATCCATGGGGGTGGCTTCTTTGCCGGTTATAACTCTCCTCTGGTTGCCGGAGCAGAAAAGTTGATGGACCATCCGGTAATACTAGTGACGATTACGTACCGTCTGGCAGCTTTTGGATTTCTTTCGACCGGCGACGAAGCGGCTAGTGGAAATTTTGGTCTAAAGGATCAACGGCTGGCACTGCGCTGGGTGCAGCGTAACATCGCCGCGTTTGGTGGTGATCCCCGGTTGGTGACGATCATGGGGCACAGTGCAGGCGGTGCTTCGGTACATCTACACCTAATGCACCTGGGCAACGAAGGCATTTTTCAGCGGGCTGTCAGCCTTAGTGGGAATGCTCTCGCACCGTGGAGTGCTCCAAGGACGAATCCAGAACAACTTGCCCGCCAACAAGCTGAACTGTTGGGAGTAAAAGAAGCACACCAGATGACTACTTCCGAGTTGGTCGAAGCTCTTCGAAGCATTGATGCCGAACGGTTCGTGGACAGTTACAAGGGATTTACG AATGGATCACGCTATCCTGCCATTGTCTACGGACCTGTTGTGGAGTCATCCACCGTGAAAGATGCTTTCTTGACGGCCACTCCAAAGGAACTATGGTCTCGAGGAGAACATCTCTCTGTACCCTGGTTGACAGGAGTAGTTCCCAATGATGGGTTCGTATTCAGCGCACCCATGCTGAAAGACACCGATTGCACGAAGGAATTGTTTGCTCAACAACAAGCGCTGCTTCTGAACCTACTAGGAGGTGCGAAACAGCCAGAAGCGTTCCCCATGCTGATGGAACATTTCTTCAATCATCAATCCACGGTTGGACAGTGCTTCACAAAGGAACATGTTGGCATCCTGACTAAG GTCTTTAACGAAGGGTTGTTTGTGTACCCACTTATGCTTAGCGTACGGCAACATGCTAATCACACTCGATCGAACGCTCCCATATATCTGTACAAGTTCAACTATAAGGGGCCTCATTCGTACTCTTCCTTGTTAGCTCCAGACAACGATCCGCCACAGGATTTCGGTATTGTGCATTGTGATGACCTGATCTACATTTTCCGTGCACCCATACTGTTCCCGGATTTTAGTCGAAACTCACCAGATGCCAAAGTGACAAAAAAGATGACAAAGTTGTTGGTGGACTTTGCACGAACAGG TGTTGCACCTAGACTCCCGGAAGGTGAAATGAGTTACAGTGATTTTCCTCAAGCATTGGAACTGACCAACTCCAACATTGAGGATGACCCAATTGTGCAGAAGTATACTAACATCAACAATGAAGATATGTACACATTTTGGACTCGCTTTTACAGTTATTAG